The DNA window TATAAGGGTTTTCTGTTCTGCTTCCAACTCAATGACACGTTATACAAAAGTCCCCTGCATTCAAGTGCAGAGGGACTTTAATTTTCATCCGCCGAGGCCGTGATATTTCCGTCCGGACCCATCTTGAGCATAGATGACACATCAAATTAAAGAATACTCACTCCTTATCCAACTGTATGACGTCCACGCCTTTATCGCGCAGCTGTTCCACATACTCTTTTTTCGTATTCTGATCCGTAATCAGATGAGTGATTTTATTTAAACCTTCAACCTGTGTCAGTGATTGGATGCCAAACTTGCTGAAATCGGCCAGTACGTATACTTCATCGGCGATACTGATCATTTTTCGCTTGACCAGCGCCTGCAGCTCATTCGATTCGCTGATCCCTCTTTGCATATGAATTCCCTTGCAGGAAAGAAACGCCTTTTCCACATGGTACAAATCCAAGGAACGTTCCGCCAACGGCCCTACGTAGGAAAGTGAACGCGGCGAGAGCTGCCCTCCGGTGGAGATGACCTGCACTTTTTCCTTCATGCTCAGCTCCATGGCAACCTTGATCGAATTGGTCAGTACGATCAGCGGAATGTCCGGCAAGCTTTTGGCCATGTACCAAGCTGTTGAACTGGCATCAAGAAGAATCCGGTCATTCTCCTGAATGTGGCGGACGGCCTCCTGTGCGATCATCCGCTTGAGTTCGGCATTGGTCGTCTCTCTTTCAGGAAAAGGGATCTCCAGCTGCGCTTCCTTGACGCTGACCGCCCCGCCGTGGCTTCGCACCAGCTTGCCTTCGCTTTCCAGCTTGTCCAAATCGCGGCGAATGGTTTCTTCCGTTACGTTGCACAGTTCGCTAAGCTCAGTAACTCGAATACTCCCTCTGTCATTAACCAATTGAACGATTTTTTGCCATCTTTCAGCTACCAGCATGCTCTACCCTCTTTTCTCAAGCGCTATAGTGTGATAATCCGTTGAAACGCTTCATAAGCCTTCAGCCAAATCTCCGTGTCCACAGGCCTATAGATTCTGGCAGGAAACGATGTTCGAATAATTCGCCTTGCCTGCTTTAAATCGGCAATATGCCCCAATGAAATATATTGTACAACAAGATTGCCAAGTGCACTAGCTTCTACGGGTCCGGCCAAAACTTCACGCCGAACCGCATTTGCCGTAAATTGGCAAAGCAGCTGATTTTGAATGCCTCCGCCTACCATATAAAGATTCTTGAAGGAATGGGCCGAAAGCTGTTCAATCTGCTCGAGGATCGTGCGGTATTTGAGCGCCAAGCTTTCAAAAATAATACGCGCGATCTCGCCTTCGGTTTGCGGCACATATTGACCGGTATCCCTGCAAAATTGCCGGATTTGATCGGGCATATGATCCGGATTCAGGAATGATGGATGATCCGGATCGATAAAGCTTTGGAACGGATCAGCTTCTTTGGCCAGCTCCACCAGCTTTTCAAAGCTCAAGTCCTTCCCTTCTTTATCCCAGGTGCGCTTGCACTCTTGAATCAGCCAAAGTCCCATGATGTTCTTCAGCAGACGATTGGTACCGTAAACACCGCCTTCATTGGTGAAATTCCAGGCGAGCGCTTGATCATTCAGCACCGGCGAGGAAAGCTCGGTTCCCATCAAGGACCATGTACCGCTGATTAAATAAGCGAATTTTTCTTCCGTTGCCGGGACCGCCGCCACTGCGGACGCCGTATCATGCTCGCCGACCGCAATGATCGGAATCGAATCGATGCCCAATTCCTGCGAAACATCTTTGGATAAACTCCCGGCTTTGGAGCCAGCGGCAACCGGCGGAAGCAGAAGATTCACAGAAAGATCCAACCGCTCCATCAATTCGGTATCCCAGCTCCCGGTTGTCGGGTTCCACAGTTGTGTCGTCGTAGCGTTCGTATATTCTGTTATCATTTCACCTGTCAAAAAATATCGCAGAAGATCGGGAATCATCAGCAGCGCTGCCGCCTTTTCCAAAAGAGGCGAGCTTCTTTTCTTCAACGCGTACAATTGATAGATCGTATTGAACGGCAGAAACTGCAAGCCCGTCCTGGCAAAAATCTCGTTTTTTCCGACTCGTCCCGCAACCTCTTCCATAATTCCATCGGTTTGATGATCACGGTAATGATACGGATTCCCTAATAGCTCCCCGCTCCGGCTAAGCAGTCCGAAATCGACCGCCCAAGAATCGATGCCCATGCTCTCAAGCTCAATTTCAAGATGTTTGGATTTCAAAATCCCCTGCTTGATTTCATGCAGCAGTCTGAGGATATCCCAATGCAGATAATTGCCGGCCTTCACCGGATCATTGGAGAATCGGTGGATTTCTTCAACAGTCAGTCTCTCCTGCTGCTTATCCAATCTGCCGACAATCGCCCTTCCGCTGCCGGCGCCCAGGTCGAACGCCAGCGCGGCCGCCTGCCCGCTCACCAGCTTGCACCGCCTATGCCTCTGGAGAGAATTGATTTGGGATAGCCGCTGTTCAAATAAGCTTTCATCGGATCCGCCGGCACGCCCATCTCCTCACGCACAGCATGCAAGAGCGGAGTCACGTCGAATTCGAACGCCTGCCGGACGGCATTCTCCGCCTCCAATACATCATTGCGCTGTTGGGCTTCCGCCACTTCAGAGTGATTGACAAGCAGCGCTTTTGCATACTGGGTTTGAACGTTCATCACGGAACGGATCATAGCCGGAATTTTGGCCTCGATATTATGCGACTGGTCAATCATATAGGCAATTTGATTCACCGTTTGCCCAATACTTAAATCAGAATCGTTGGCCGCGCTTAAAATTTGGTAGAAGATCAGAAACAGCTCATAAGGATTCATTGAACCAACGATCAAGTCATCGTCTGCGTACTTGCGGCTGTTAAAATGGAACCCGCCCAGTTTATGCTCATCGATCAAGTAGGCGACGATGTGCTCGACATTCGTGCCTTGAGCGTGATGACCGGTATCGACCAATACCTGCGCCTGCGGTCCAAGCTTGACCGCATAGTTATAGGCCATGCCCCAGTCCGCTAAATCGGTATGATAAAACGCCGGCTCGAAAAATTTATATTCAATCAGCATCCGCATTTGAGGCATCATTGCTTTATACATCTCGGCGAGCGCTTCAAGCATCCAAGCTTTTCTCTGCCGGATATCCCCTTGACCGGGATAGTTCGTTCCGTCGGCAAACCACAGGCTTAAATCACGCGAGCCCGTCTCCTTCGCAATGTCCACGCACTCCAGCAAATGGTCGGTCGCTTTGCGGCGGATCAATGGATCGGCGTTGGTCACGCTGCCCAGCATATACTCCTGCTCTTGAAAGAGGTTCGGATTGACGGCGCCGATCGCAAGGCCCAGATTTTCCGCATGGCTCTTGAGCTTTCCATAGTCCTCGACCTTATCCCAAGGGATATGAATCGCTACAGACGGACATATACCGGTCAACCTATGAACCTGTGCGGCATCATCAAATTTCTCGAACGGATTTCTCGGCACGCCTTGTTTTTTGAACACCTTGAACCGAGTTCCGGAATCCCCGTACCCCCACGAAGGGGTTTCGATTTTGAAGGCTTTCAGCTTGGCTTTGACCTGGTCAAGGTCAATCCCTCTGGCCCTTTGTTGTTCTTCAAATATTACATAAGCGCGATCTGACAAGATGATCATCCTTTCCAATGAATTCTTATCGCGTAAACGCGGCCGGCACTCCGCCGTCGATGGTCAGCATGCAGCCGGTGGTTTTTTCCGATTTGGAGGAGGCAAAGAAGGCGATTCCTTCAGCAATATCCTTCGGAAAAATATTGACGGAGAGCGTTGTCCGTTTGCGGTAATACTCTTCCAATTGGTCCGGTTCTATGCCGTATGCCGCTGCACGTTCATTGCGCCAGCCGGAATTCCAGATCGCCGAGCCTTGAAGAATCGCATCCGGCAGGATCGTATTGACGCGAATCCCAAATTCCCCGCCCTCTGCTGCAATGCAGCGCGCCAGATGCGCCTCAAGCGCCTTTGCCGCACTGTAGGCGCTGGCGTTTTTGCCCGCGTATACGGAGTTTTTGGAAGCGACAAATACCATATTTCCGCCAACCCCTTGCGCTTTCATTTGTTTGAACGCTTCGCGCGCCACCAGGAAGTACCCGGTTCCGAGCACGTTCATGTTCAAATTCCATTCCTTTAAAGAGGTCTCATCGAATGGACTCGAGGTCGCCAATCCCGCGTTGTTGACGAGAATATCCGTACCGCCGAAGGATAGTGCCGTGGCTGCGAGCGCCGAGATGACTTCTTCCTCTTTGGTTACATCCATTTTTACCGCAATCGCGCGGTTTTCACCGTGCTTCTCGTTTATGTCTACAGCAACCATTTGGGCGCCTTCCAGGTTCAAATCAGCCAATACAACATGCGCTCCTTCGGATACAAGGCGGCGTGCGGTTTCGCTGCCGATTCCGCCCGCTCCGCCGGTAATGAACGCAACCTTGCGGGAGAATTCAGTCTCTGCGGGGGCCAGTGTCAGCTTGTAAAGC is part of the Ferviditalea candida genome and encodes:
- the rhaB gene encoding rhamnulokinase, encoding MVSGQAAALAFDLGAGSGRAIVGRLDKQQERLTVEEIHRFSNDPVKAGNYLHWDILRLLHEIKQGILKSKHLEIELESMGIDSWAVDFGLLSRSGELLGNPYHYRDHQTDGIMEEVAGRVGKNEIFARTGLQFLPFNTIYQLYALKKRSSPLLEKAAALLMIPDLLRYFLTGEMITEYTNATTTQLWNPTTGSWDTELMERLDLSVNLLLPPVAAGSKAGSLSKDVSQELGIDSIPIIAVGEHDTASAVAAVPATEEKFAYLISGTWSLMGTELSSPVLNDQALAWNFTNEGGVYGTNRLLKNIMGLWLIQECKRTWDKEGKDLSFEKLVELAKEADPFQSFIDPDHPSFLNPDHMPDQIRQFCRDTGQYVPQTEGEIARIIFESLALKYRTILEQIEQLSAHSFKNLYMVGGGIQNQLLCQFTANAVRREVLAGPVEASALGNLVVQYISLGHIADLKQARRIIRTSFPARIYRPVDTEIWLKAYEAFQRIITL
- the rhaI gene encoding L-rhamnose isomerase; translation: MSDRAYVIFEEQQRARGIDLDQVKAKLKAFKIETPSWGYGDSGTRFKVFKKQGVPRNPFEKFDDAAQVHRLTGICPSVAIHIPWDKVEDYGKLKSHAENLGLAIGAVNPNLFQEQEYMLGSVTNADPLIRRKATDHLLECVDIAKETGSRDLSLWFADGTNYPGQGDIRQRKAWMLEALAEMYKAMMPQMRMLIEYKFFEPAFYHTDLADWGMAYNYAVKLGPQAQVLVDTGHHAQGTNVEHIVAYLIDEHKLGGFHFNSRKYADDDLIVGSMNPYELFLIFYQILSAANDSDLSIGQTVNQIAYMIDQSHNIEAKIPAMIRSVMNVQTQYAKALLVNHSEVAEAQQRNDVLEAENAVRQAFEFDVTPLLHAVREEMGVPADPMKAYLNSGYPKSILSRGIGGASW
- a CDS encoding DeoR/GlpR family DNA-binding transcription regulator, which encodes MLVAERWQKIVQLVNDRGSIRVTELSELCNVTEETIRRDLDKLESEGKLVRSHGGAVSVKEAQLEIPFPERETTNAELKRMIAQEAVRHIQENDRILLDASSTAWYMAKSLPDIPLIVLTNSIKVAMELSMKEKVQVISTGGQLSPRSLSYVGPLAERSLDLYHVEKAFLSCKGIHMQRGISESNELQALVKRKMISIADEVYVLADFSKFGIQSLTQVEGLNKITHLITDQNTKKEYVEQLRDKGVDVIQLDKE